The Clostridium sporogenes region TAAACAATAGGAGAGTAAAGGATGTTTTTTATTGAAAAGATTTCAAATAAAATAGGAAGTGAAATCTCTAGTAATTTAAGCTTTGACAAGGATACAAAAGAAATAATCACTTATGGAGCATTTGTGGTTTTGCAAACATTAATATGTTTTTTGTGTGTAGCATTTTTAGGATTTATGTGTAATGTGTTTGTAGAATCTATAATTATTTCATTAACTTCAGCGATATATAGGAAATATTCAGGAGGAATACATGCTAATTCACCTAATAAATGTGCAATTTTTGGAGCAATCGTTTTTGTAGTATTAGCACTTTTGGTGAAAAATATTAATATAGGATTCAATCTAATATTTATATTTATAATTATTTTTGTATTTATATATTCTTATTATATAGTTTATAAATTTGTTCCAGTAGATACTAAATCTAAACCTATAGAGGATGTAGATGAAAAGTTGAGATTAAAAAAATGTTCTTTTTTATCAATTAGTATTTTACTTTTAATAGAAATTTTACTTATATTATTATATTTAAAATACAATAATATTGCATTAATTTATTATGGAAGTTGTGTAATAGCGGGAGTTCTTTGGCAAAGCTTTACACTTACTCCTGCAGCAAAAAAGATATTTTATAATATACTTATGGAATAATAATATAATTTGCAAATTAATTAAATATTGTTATATTAAAATTGAATATATAAAAATATAAAATTATAGGGAGGAATTACAATGAAAAAACAATTAAAAGAAAAATGTGTAAAGGTTACTGCAAAATTACTTAAATCTGTAGCTTATTCTACAGCAGATTCAGCTTGTGTATTTGGTGCATATCAACCTAAAGAACCAAAGTCATTAAGAAAATAGAATTTTTAAATAGTGTATAGGTAAGGAAACTTACCTATACACTATATGTTTATATATTAATATGACAGTGAGTGTGAGGTATATGAGCGAAATTAATCAAAGCAGAGAAAAAAATATTTATAGTATAACTTGTATAGTAAAATTAGTATCTTTACTTTTTTCTTCTATAATATTATATAATTATCTTTCTCAAAACAATTGTGCTAATAAAAACAGTTATTACAATACTGCCTTTGCAATATTATTATCTTTAATAATGACTGCAATATATTTGATTTGGTCTTTTTTTACTGTAAAAACTAGAATGTTTAAAAATATATTGTTTATACAAAGAATAGAAAATATATTTTTTATTTTAATTTTTACAATCTTGGTTATAATGTCAGGAAAGTATAATAGTCAATACAAGTATTTATTTTTATTTATTATAATTACAACTACTATCCAAAGAGGGCTAAAATCTGGTATGTTTATTTCAATAATATCATCTGTTATAATTTTAACTATAGATTTATCTATGGCTAATTATAATTGCATAAATACTTATTTTGAAAATGATTTAATTCTTTCGGGAGTATTCATTTTAACAGCCATATCTCTAGGATATTATGTTAAATTAGGTAATGAGAGCATAAAACAAAAAAATATCCAATTAGAAAACTTAAACAAGAAATTAAATGAAAAAGATAGTCAAAGAAAGTATATAGAGGAGTTACTTTTTAAAAACGATACTTGCTATAATTTACTTATAGAAAATGCAAGGGATGCTATTATAATACATAGAAAAGATAAGATTGTTTTTGCCAATGAAAGTGCATCAGAATTATTAATTTGTGATAATAATGCTGAACTTCAAAATATAAATATAAATAAATTTATAGTACAAGAAGAACAGAAAAAGATAAAAAATAAATTAGAATTGGTTTACAAAAATAAAACTGATATGATATGTGTTGAGCAAATTATACAAAATAATAAAAGAGAAAAGATAAATGTTGAAAGCATATGTACTTATATTATATATAATAATAAGCCTGCTATATTATCTATACTAAGAGATATTACTTCGCAAAAACAGGTAGAAAAACTTCAAAAGGATGTAGAAAAAAATATAGAACTACTAAATGAAAGCAGAGAATACAATAAATTAATAACTGATTTTTTAGCCAATATATCACATGAATTAAAAACACCTTTAAATGTA contains the following coding sequences:
- a CDS encoding accessory gene regulator ArgB-like protein produces the protein MFFIEKISNKIGSEISSNLSFDKDTKEIITYGAFVVLQTLICFLCVAFLGFMCNVFVESIIISLTSAIYRKYSGGIHANSPNKCAIFGAIVFVVLALLVKNINIGFNLIFIFIIIFVFIYSYYIVYKFVPVDTKSKPIEDVDEKLRLKKCSFLSISILLLIEILLILLYLKYNNIALIYYGSCVIAGVLWQSFTLTPAAKKIFYNILME
- a CDS encoding cyclic lactone autoinducer peptide yields the protein MKKQLKEKCVKVTAKLLKSVAYSTADSACVFGAYQPKEPKSLRK
- a CDS encoding MASE3 domain-containing sensor histidine kinase: MNMTVSVRYMSEINQSREKNIYSITCIVKLVSLLFSSIILYNYLSQNNCANKNSYYNTAFAILLSLIMTAIYLIWSFFTVKTRMFKNILFIQRIENIFFILIFTILVIMSGKYNSQYKYLFLFIIITTTIQRGLKSGMFISIISSVIILTIDLSMANYNCINTYFENDLILSGVFILTAISLGYYVKLGNESIKQKNIQLENLNKKLNEKDSQRKYIEELLFKNDTCYNLLIENARDAIIIHRKDKIVFANESASELLICDNNAELQNININKFIVQEEQKKIKNKLELVYKNKTDMICVEQIIQNNKREKINVESICTYIIYNNKPAILSILRDITSQKQVEKLQKDVEKNIELLNESREYNKLITDFLANISHELKTPLNVIFTAVQILDLYKKDGNSYDKKEQYIKVIKQNCYRLMRLINNLLDTTKLDSGYLKLNLVNCNIVNLIEEITLSVVYYAESKDINIIFDTDVEEKIMAVDPDKIERIILNLLSNAIKFTGSGGNIYVNIKDCKDSITISVKDTGIGIPQDKIENIFERFVQVDKTLRRNKEGSGIGLYLVKSFVNMHEGTIDIQSVIGKGSEFIINIPVKLVKEESESENSILYTPSKEYVDMEFADIYSEFSSK